In Neorhizobium galegae, the following proteins share a genomic window:
- a CDS encoding MFS transporter: MLQDIDVGWSRLLKGREGAMLGLISAGIGLHAFNQFAIVAALPPAAKEIGGTGYFSWAYTLYFLGSIAGGTGAAAMRDRFGARFILLLSALVFAAGGLLALSAPAFSWIMAGRLLQGIADGLIVAICYSLIPANFPSALIAKVFAVEAIVWAVAAIAGPLAGGLLTEAYSWRASFLAVSPFVALLAVFALTAKVRVTEAAPVPLSVATISLCLAASFVLSLSSVVTGGAMQAVAVVAGAGLFLPALKLDGRIGPRLFPEGAFRLGSVLGHGFWVLFLMSASHSVGSVYLALMIDAVFGFRPAVVGYLVVTMALSWSAVAVVASRITALAPRHRWMRAGALFQLAGFLCLAAAFASGSLVLLLAGQVAIGTGFGVAWASVNQAAMEAAARQERDLASALLPTISTAGYAIGAGIAGMIAGATGLVSALENGEASGPALWLYGTAAAGALLTFLLGFGVRLAKP, encoded by the coding sequence GTGTTGCAGGACATTGATGTGGGCTGGTCGAGGCTTCTCAAGGGCCGCGAAGGGGCGATGCTGGGGCTGATCTCGGCGGGGATCGGGCTGCATGCCTTCAACCAGTTCGCGATCGTCGCGGCGCTGCCGCCGGCGGCGAAGGAGATCGGCGGCACGGGTTATTTCAGCTGGGCCTATACGCTCTATTTCTTAGGCTCTATCGCCGGCGGCACTGGGGCTGCGGCGATGCGCGACCGGTTCGGCGCGCGCTTCATTCTCCTTCTTTCGGCGCTGGTCTTTGCAGCCGGCGGGCTGCTGGCGCTGTCGGCGCCGGCCTTTTCCTGGATCATGGCTGGGCGCCTGCTGCAGGGCATTGCCGATGGGCTGATCGTGGCGATCTGCTACAGCCTCATCCCCGCCAACTTTCCCTCGGCCCTGATCGCAAAGGTGTTTGCGGTGGAGGCGATCGTCTGGGCGGTGGCGGCGATTGCCGGGCCGCTGGCGGGCGGGCTTCTGACCGAGGCCTATTCCTGGCGGGCGTCGTTTCTGGCCGTCTCACCCTTCGTGGCTCTGCTGGCCGTCTTCGCGCTGACCGCGAAGGTGAGGGTGACCGAGGCGGCGCCGGTACCGCTGTCGGTCGCCACCATTTCGCTCTGCCTTGCGGCCTCCTTCGTCCTGTCGCTGTCGTCGGTGGTGACCGGAGGGGCGATGCAGGCGGTGGCGGTGGTGGCTGGCGCGGGGCTGTTCCTGCCGGCGCTGAAGCTTGATGGGCGGATCGGGCCAAGACTGTTTCCGGAAGGCGCCTTCCGGCTCGGTTCGGTCCTCGGGCACGGGTTCTGGGTGCTGTTCCTGATGTCGGCGAGCCACTCGGTCGGCAGCGTCTATCTGGCGCTGATGATCGACGCCGTCTTCGGTTTCCGGCCGGCGGTGGTCGGTTATCTGGTGGTGACCATGGCGCTCTCCTGGAGTGCGGTGGCCGTGGTCGCGAGCAGGATTACCGCGCTTGCTCCGCGGCATCGGTGGATGCGCGCAGGCGCATTGTTCCAACTGGCCGGTTTCCTCTGCCTCGCCGCCGCGTTCGCGAGCGGCTCGCTGGTGCTGCTGCTTGCGGGCCAGGTGGCAATCGGTACGGGTTTCGGCGTCGCCTGGGCAAGCGTCAACCAGGCGGCGATGGAAGCGGCAGCAAGGCAGGAGCGCGATCTCGCAAGCGCCTTGCTGCCGACGATTTCGACCGCCGGTTACGCGATCGGCGCCGGGATTGCCGGCATGATCGCCGGTGCGACAGGGCTGGTTTCGGCGCTGGAAAACGGCGAGGCCAGCGGGCCGGCGCTGTGGCTCTACGGGACCGCGGCGGCCGGTGCGCTGCTAACCTTCCTCCTCGGTTTCGGGGTGCGGCTGGCCAAGCCTTGA
- a CDS encoding protein adenylyltransferase SelO — translation MFQFDNSYARLPDRFFASVYPEPVEGPKLLKFNGSLAEELGVEADFSDPARLAAILAGNVVPPGAMPIAMAYAGHQFGNFVPQLGDGRAILLGEVVDRNGKRRDIQLKGAGPTPYSRRGDGRAALGPVLREYIVSEAMNALGVPATRALAAVATGEQVYRETVEQGAVFVRVAASHVRIGTFQFFAARGDNDGIKLLADYVIERHYPELKIAENPYLALLQGVAARQADLIARWMGIGFIHGVMNTDNMTISGETIDFGPCAFLDEYDPMKVFSSIDQGGRYAYRNQPGIGQWNVARLAECLLPLLDADEEKAVEAANAVLKAFGERFQKEWIGVFRAKIGLTTEADGDGDLIQALLAAMHEGQADFTLAFRRLADAAEGGQEAFLGCFADPDKAQAWLTDWRERLTTEARSVGELAAALRAVNPAVIPRNHKVQEALSAANYGDFSFFERLLEALEKPFEERPEFSGYMHPPKPEERVTQTFCGT, via the coding sequence GTGTTCCAGTTCGACAATTCCTATGCCCGCCTGCCGGACAGGTTTTTCGCCTCCGTCTATCCCGAGCCGGTGGAGGGGCCGAAGCTTCTGAAATTCAACGGGTCGCTGGCAGAGGAGCTGGGCGTCGAGGCGGATTTTTCCGATCCCGCCCGGCTGGCGGCGATTCTTGCCGGCAATGTCGTGCCACCCGGGGCCATGCCGATCGCCATGGCCTATGCCGGCCACCAGTTCGGCAATTTCGTGCCGCAGCTCGGTGATGGTCGGGCGATATTGCTGGGCGAAGTCGTCGACCGCAACGGCAAGCGCCGCGACATCCAGCTGAAGGGTGCCGGGCCAACGCCCTATTCCCGTAGGGGCGACGGGCGCGCGGCTTTGGGGCCGGTTTTACGCGAATATATCGTCTCCGAGGCGATGAACGCGCTCGGCGTGCCGGCGACGCGGGCCTTGGCGGCTGTTGCGACCGGCGAGCAGGTCTATCGCGAAACGGTGGAGCAGGGCGCGGTGTTCGTGCGCGTCGCGGCAAGCCACGTGCGGATCGGCACCTTCCAGTTCTTTGCCGCCCGCGGCGACAATGACGGGATCAAATTGCTCGCCGACTACGTCATCGAGCGGCACTATCCGGAGCTTAAAATCGCGGAAAACCCCTATCTGGCGCTGCTGCAGGGCGTAGCGGCGCGGCAGGCGGATCTGATCGCCCGCTGGATGGGTATCGGTTTCATCCACGGGGTGATGAACACCGACAACATGACGATTTCGGGCGAGACGATCGACTTCGGGCCTTGCGCCTTCCTCGACGAATACGACCCGATGAAGGTGTTTTCCTCGATCGACCAGGGCGGCCGTTATGCCTATCGCAACCAGCCGGGCATCGGCCAGTGGAACGTCGCGCGGCTGGCGGAATGCCTGCTGCCGCTGCTGGACGCCGACGAGGAGAAGGCCGTGGAAGCGGCAAATGCCGTGCTGAAAGCGTTCGGCGAGCGGTTCCAGAAAGAGTGGATCGGCGTTTTCCGGGCAAAAATCGGCCTTACGACCGAGGCTGATGGCGATGGAGACCTGATCCAGGCGCTGCTGGCAGCCATGCACGAGGGGCAGGCGGATTTCACGCTGGCTTTCCGGCGGCTTGCCGATGCGGCGGAGGGCGGGCAAGAGGCGTTTCTGGGTTGCTTTGCCGATCCCGACAAGGCGCAGGCCTGGCTCACCGACTGGCGCGAGCGGTTGACCACGGAGGCACGGTCGGTCGGCGAACTGGCGGCCGCCCTGCGCGCAGTCAACCCGGCGGTCATCCCCCGCAATCACAAGGTCCAGGAGGCCCTTTCGGCCGCCAATTACGGCGATTTCAGCTTCTTCGAACGGTTGCTGGAGGCGCTGGAAAAACCTTTCGAAGAGCGGCCGGAATTCTCAGGCTACATGCACCCCCCGAAGCCTGAGGAGCGGGTGACGCAGACGTTCTGCGGGACGTGA
- a CDS encoding DNA-packaging protein, with the protein MIGFTLRHERDWDIKGRRDQKPPSGDWRTWLIMGGRGSGKTRAGAEWIHGLASAGSRSQLRIALVAETLGDAREVMIDGVSGICRVARSKRPDFEISRRRLVWPNGAIAQIFSSEDPESLRGPQFHFAWCDELAKWRHAEETFDMLQFGLRLGADPRQLVTTTPRPVPILKRLIADPGTQLVRISTQANAGNLSPGFISALEARYGGTRLGRQELAGELIEDREDALWKRADLEAFTIRFTGALRRIVVAVDPPSGSGENSCCGIVVAGLEPSGRAVVLADCSVEGKSPAGWANAVARAYARFQADRVVAEVNQGGDMVTAMLKSVDAGLPVTMVRATRGKFLRAEPVAALYEQGRVAHAGRFAELEDQMCDFGPDGLSSGRSPDRLDALVWALTALMLEGHGEPRVRGV; encoded by the coding sequence CTGATCGGCTTCACGCTCCGTCACGAACGCGATTGGGATATAAAGGGCCGTCGCGACCAAAAGCCGCCCTCCGGCGACTGGCGCACCTGGCTGATCATGGGCGGGCGCGGCTCGGGCAAGACGCGGGCCGGCGCCGAGTGGATTCATGGGCTCGCCTCGGCCGGCAGCAGATCGCAGCTCCGGATTGCGCTGGTGGCGGAAACGCTGGGCGATGCCCGTGAGGTGATGATCGACGGGGTTTCCGGCATCTGTCGGGTTGCCCGAAGCAAACGGCCGGATTTCGAGATTTCCCGCCGGAGGCTGGTCTGGCCGAACGGGGCGATCGCGCAGATCTTTTCCTCGGAAGACCCGGAGAGCCTGCGCGGCCCGCAGTTTCATTTCGCCTGGTGCGACGAGCTCGCCAAATGGCGGCATGCGGAGGAAACCTTCGACATGCTGCAGTTCGGGCTGCGGCTCGGGGCCGATCCGCGCCAGCTGGTGACGACCACGCCCCGGCCGGTGCCGATCCTGAAACGGTTGATCGCCGATCCCGGGACACAGCTCGTGAGGATCTCGACCCAGGCCAATGCCGGCAACCTTTCACCCGGCTTCATTTCGGCGCTGGAGGCACGTTACGGAGGAACGAGGCTCGGACGGCAGGAACTGGCCGGCGAACTGATCGAGGACCGCGAGGACGCGCTGTGGAAACGGGCCGACCTGGAGGCCTTCACGATCCGGTTTACCGGGGCGTTGCGGCGCATCGTCGTGGCAGTCGACCCGCCTTCAGGTTCGGGCGAAAACTCCTGCTGCGGCATTGTCGTGGCCGGGCTGGAGCCGAGCGGCCGGGCGGTGGTGCTGGCCGATTGTTCGGTCGAGGGCAAGAGCCCCGCCGGCTGGGCGAACGCGGTGGCGCGCGCTTATGCGCGCTTTCAGGCGGACCGGGTGGTGGCGGAAGTGAACCAGGGCGGCGATATGGTGACGGCGATGCTGAAAAGCGTCGACGCAGGCCTGCCGGTGACGATGGTGCGGGCAACGCGCGGCAAGTTCCTGCGCGCCGAGCCGGTGGCGGCCCTCTACGAACAGGGGCGGGTGGCGCATGCCGGGCGGTTCGCCGAACTCGAAGACCAGATGTGTGATTTCGGCCCGGACGGCCTGTCTTCAGGCCGTTCGCCCGACCGGCTCGATGCGCTGGTCTGGGCGCTGACGGCGCTGATGCTGGAAGGTCATGGAGAGCCGCGCGTGCGAGGTGTTTGA
- a CDS encoding chitinase has protein sequence MAHNRHAFFDFARTKLFKGRLIRGQVEGLTVILDTWQARVGQGEAPSLAYVLATAFHETAATMQPVRETLAASDRSAIARLDEAFAAGRLGSVKTPYWRPDAEGKSWLGRGLVQLTHRRNYEAMSDVTGIDLVADPGRAMEMPVSVAILIEGMRRGSFTGRKLDDYFGPGRADWVGARKIINGNDRAELVARHARVFGQALDSRSH, from the coding sequence ATGGCTCACAACCGGCATGCTTTCTTTGATTTCGCACGGACGAAGCTCTTCAAAGGTCGGTTGATCAGGGGCCAGGTGGAGGGGCTGACGGTGATTCTCGACACTTGGCAGGCGCGGGTCGGCCAAGGTGAGGCACCGTCGCTCGCCTATGTGCTGGCGACCGCCTTTCACGAGACGGCCGCCACCATGCAGCCCGTCCGCGAGACCCTGGCGGCCAGCGACAGGTCGGCGATCGCGCGGCTGGACGAAGCTTTTGCGGCGGGCCGGCTCGGGTCGGTGAAGACGCCCTATTGGCGGCCGGACGCGGAAGGAAAAAGCTGGCTCGGCCGCGGCCTGGTGCAGCTCACTCACAGGCGGAACTACGAGGCGATGTCCGATGTGACCGGGATCGACCTGGTGGCCGATCCGGGCCGGGCGATGGAGATGCCGGTGTCGGTCGCGATCCTGATCGAGGGCATGCGGCGCGGCAGTTTCACCGGCCGGAAGCTCGATGACTATTTCGGGCCGGGGCGAGCCGACTGGGTGGGCGCGCGAAAGATCATCAACGGCAATGACCGGGCGGAACTGGTGGCGCGGCATGCGCGGGTGTTTGGCCAGGCACTGGACAGCAGGTCGCATTGA
- a CDS encoding Dabb family protein: MIRHIVFFTAHAGEIERVRAGLSLLTGNPHALTLEIGTNVKSDQLGNEVDLVVYGEFEDAAALAAYKAHPVYQASIDIVRPIREIRMAADFDSAAAVKSPLPLL; this comes from the coding sequence ATGATACGTCACATCGTGTTTTTCACGGCGCATGCCGGCGAGATCGAGCGGGTTCGGGCGGGCCTTTCCCTGCTGACCGGCAACCCGCACGCGCTGACCCTGGAGATCGGCACCAATGTGAAGAGCGACCAGCTTGGCAACGAGGTCGATCTGGTCGTCTATGGCGAGTTCGAGGATGCGGCGGCGCTGGCCGCCTACAAGGCGCATCCGGTCTATCAGGCATCGATCGATATCGTCCGGCCGATCCGCGAGATCCGCATGGCCGCCGATTTCGACAGTGCAGCTGCGGTGAAATCACCCCTGCCGCTTCTCTAA
- a CDS encoding phage portal protein, with product MKSPFRRPWFSTGGRRAMPDIQMAETKTASGFAIVSSEGAAQWSGRSYAALARAGFMKNPVAYRAVRMIAEAAAAVPWLAYDGATELAEHPVLALLQRPNGRQGGPDFFEALYGYLALSGNAYVEPLSIGGDLRELHLLRPDRVNVVEGRDGWVAGYDYRAGGTTRRLPAETDGIALLHLKLFHPLDDHSGFPPLGAAGAALDLHDAAASWNKALLDNSARPSGALVYQPKDGGNLSADQYERLKDELEAGYSGAVNAGRPLLLEGGLDWKAMGLSPKDMDFIEAKNGAARDIALAFGVPPMLIGIPGDNTYANYQEANRAFYRLTVLPLISRTAASFSAWLSEAYDERLRLEPDLDRIAGLSVEREALWARVGAAAFLSDEEKREAVGY from the coding sequence ATGAAATCTCCATTCCGGCGCCCGTGGTTTTCCACGGGTGGGCGACGGGCCATGCCTGACATCCAGATGGCCGAGACCAAGACGGCCTCCGGTTTCGCGATCGTCTCCAGCGAGGGGGCGGCGCAGTGGTCGGGGCGGTCCTATGCGGCGCTGGCGCGGGCCGGCTTCATGAAGAACCCGGTCGCCTATCGGGCGGTGCGGATGATCGCCGAAGCCGCCGCAGCCGTGCCCTGGCTTGCCTATGACGGGGCAACGGAGCTGGCCGAACATCCGGTGCTTGCGCTGTTGCAGCGGCCGAACGGCCGGCAGGGCGGGCCTGACTTTTTCGAGGCGCTCTACGGGTACCTGGCGCTTTCCGGCAATGCCTATGTCGAGCCGCTGTCGATCGGCGGGGACCTGCGCGAACTGCATCTGCTCCGGCCCGACCGGGTGAACGTGGTCGAGGGGCGTGACGGCTGGGTGGCGGGCTACGATTATCGCGCCGGCGGCACCACGCGGCGGCTGCCGGCGGAGACGGATGGCATCGCGCTGCTGCATCTGAAGCTGTTTCATCCGCTCGACGACCATTCGGGGTTCCCGCCGCTCGGAGCGGCGGGTGCCGCGCTCGACCTGCACGATGCGGCGGCGAGCTGGAACAAGGCGCTGCTCGACAATTCCGCACGGCCTTCCGGCGCGCTGGTCTACCAGCCGAAGGATGGCGGCAACCTCTCCGCCGACCAGTACGAGCGGCTGAAGGACGAACTGGAGGCGGGCTATTCCGGCGCCGTCAATGCCGGGCGGCCGCTGCTCCTCGAAGGCGGGCTCGACTGGAAAGCGATGGGCCTGTCGCCGAAGGACATGGATTTCATCGAGGCCAAGAACGGGGCTGCCCGCGACATCGCGCTCGCCTTCGGCGTGCCGCCGATGCTGATCGGCATTCCCGGCGACAATACCTATGCCAACTACCAGGAGGCCAACCGCGCCTTCTACCGCCTCACCGTGCTGCCGCTGATCTCCCGCACCGCCGCGAGCTTTTCCGCCTGGCTGTCGGAGGCCTATGACGAGCGGCTGCGGCTGGAACCGGACCTCGACCGGATCGCCGGGCTGAGCGTCGAGCGCGAGGCACTGTGGGCGAGGGTCGGGGCGGCGGCGTTTCTGAGCGACGAGGAGAAGCGCGAGGCGGTGGGGTATTAA
- a CDS encoding CopG family ribbon-helix-helix protein, whose protein sequence is MAKPTLSDPITLRLPLDILGDIEKIAETADRSRSWVIVRALKAYLTTEGSELLEIAAARQDVRDGKVMDMDDLLDELDGLNTADEKSRTDAA, encoded by the coding sequence ATGGCCAAGCCCACGCTTTCCGATCCGATCACCCTGCGCCTGCCGCTCGACATCCTCGGGGACATCGAGAAGATCGCCGAGACGGCGGATCGCAGCCGAAGCTGGGTGATCGTGCGGGCGCTGAAAGCCTACCTGACCACCGAGGGAAGCGAGCTTCTGGAAATTGCTGCGGCGCGCCAGGACGTGCGCGACGGCAAGGTCATGGATATGGACGACCTTCTCGACGAACTGGATGGTTTGAATACCGCGGATGAAAAGTCCCGGACCGATGCCGCATGA
- a CDS encoding type II toxin-antitoxin system RelE/ParE family toxin, translated as MKKVRISTMAADYIRSERTYLARFSTSAVQELSRKLRNAQALLAQYPEIGKVKPGTNGVRVLVIAPYLIEYEIDSDGVLILIVRHGRQDDRPDEDEDVYKE; from the coding sequence ATGAAGAAAGTCCGCATCTCCACGATGGCTGCGGACTATATCAGGTCAGAGCGAACCTATCTCGCCAGGTTCAGCACTTCGGCGGTGCAGGAGCTGAGCAGGAAATTGCGGAATGCCCAGGCGTTACTGGCGCAGTACCCGGAGATCGGCAAGGTCAAACCGGGCACCAATGGCGTCAGGGTCCTGGTCATTGCGCCCTATCTCATCGAGTACGAAATCGATTCCGACGGCGTGCTGATCCTGATCGTCAGGCACGGCAGGCAGGATGACCGGCCTGATGAGGACGAGGACGTCTACAAGGAGTAG
- a CDS encoding HK97 family phage prohead protease, with amino-acid sequence MHAYRGPRPNARKFANLELAGVTGDGVFSGYASVFGEVDLGKDTIERGAFRNCLVERGAMGVRMLYQHDPSEPIGAWRTIREDARGLYVEGMLSPGVARSREVLALMKSGALDGLSIGFRTVKARTDAKTGVRKILEADLWEISVVTFPMLPSARVSNVKHARFFRDRETELVRQMRRAAKMMMKSTFKGKAI; translated from the coding sequence ATGCACGCTTATCGCGGGCCGCGCCCGAACGCGCGCAAATTTGCCAATCTGGAACTCGCAGGCGTCACCGGCGACGGGGTTTTCTCCGGTTATGCCAGCGTCTTCGGCGAGGTCGATCTCGGCAAGGATACGATCGAGCGCGGTGCCTTCCGCAACTGCCTCGTCGAGCGCGGGGCGATGGGGGTGCGGATGCTCTACCAGCATGACCCTTCCGAGCCGATCGGCGCCTGGAGGACGATCCGCGAGGATGCCCGCGGGCTTTATGTCGAGGGCATGCTGTCGCCGGGGGTCGCCCGCTCCCGCGAGGTGCTGGCGCTGATGAAATCGGGCGCACTCGACGGGCTGTCGATCGGGTTTCGCACGGTCAAGGCCCGCACCGACGCCAAGACGGGCGTGCGCAAAATCCTCGAGGCCGATCTCTGGGAAATCTCGGTGGTGACCTTTCCGATGCTGCCATCGGCCCGGGTCTCCAACGTCAAGCATGCGCGGTTCTTCCGCGACAGGGAAACCGAACTCGTCCGCCAGATGCGGCGGGCGGCGAAGATGATGATGAAATCAACCTTCAAAGGAAAAGCGATATGA
- a CDS encoding phage major capsid protein, translated as MTEQARTMASVAPEVKAVPETVTAAFDEFMEAFEAFKEVNDRRLGEIEQKLTTDVVTRDKMDRINRAVDDQKKVLDQLVLKKARPQLGRGGSELSAEAVEHKAAFDAYVRRGEENGLRELEAKAFSGGTGADGGYLVPPEIDTEIGRRISAVSPMRALSTVRTVSSAVLKKPFAAAGLSTGWVAETTARPQTNTPQLTELSFPTMELYAMPAATQSLLDDSAVDIEAWIAGEVDIVFAEQEGDAFIRGDGINKPKGFLSYPTVAEGSWSWGNIGHIATGVAGGWKSTGPSDTLIEVIYALKAGHRQNGTFMMNRKAQGDIRKFKDGDGNYLWHPPVSAGQPASLMGFPIAEAEEMPDVAENSLSIAFGDFRSGYLVVDRAGVRILRDPYSAKPYVLFYTTKRVGGGVQNFEAIKVVKFAAA; from the coding sequence ATGACCGAGCAGGCGAGAACGATGGCAAGCGTGGCGCCCGAGGTGAAAGCCGTGCCGGAAACGGTGACGGCGGCCTTCGACGAATTCATGGAGGCGTTCGAGGCCTTCAAGGAGGTCAACGACCGGCGCCTCGGCGAGATCGAGCAGAAGCTGACCACCGACGTCGTGACCCGCGACAAGATGGACCGCATCAACCGTGCCGTCGACGACCAGAAGAAGGTGCTCGACCAGCTGGTGCTGAAGAAGGCCAGGCCGCAACTTGGCCGCGGCGGTTCGGAGCTTTCGGCCGAGGCTGTGGAGCATAAGGCGGCCTTCGACGCTTATGTGCGTCGTGGCGAGGAGAACGGCCTGCGCGAGCTGGAGGCCAAGGCGTTTTCGGGCGGAACCGGTGCCGACGGCGGTTATCTCGTCCCGCCGGAAATCGACACGGAAATCGGCCGGCGGATTTCGGCGGTCTCGCCGATGCGGGCGCTCTCCACCGTGCGCACCGTGTCTTCCGCGGTGCTGAAGAAGCCGTTCGCGGCGGCCGGGCTTTCGACCGGCTGGGTGGCCGAGACCACGGCGCGGCCGCAGACCAATACGCCGCAGCTCACCGAACTCTCCTTCCCGACCATGGAACTCTATGCGATGCCGGCCGCGACGCAGTCGCTGCTGGACGACTCGGCCGTCGATATCGAGGCCTGGATCGCCGGCGAGGTGGACATCGTGTTTGCCGAGCAGGAGGGCGACGCCTTCATCCGCGGCGACGGCATCAACAAGCCGAAGGGGTTTCTGTCCTATCCGACGGTGGCGGAAGGCTCCTGGAGCTGGGGCAATATCGGCCACATCGCCACCGGCGTTGCGGGCGGCTGGAAATCCACCGGCCCTTCGGACACGCTGATCGAGGTCATCTATGCGCTGAAGGCCGGCCATCGCCAGAACGGCACGTTCATGATGAATCGCAAGGCGCAGGGCGACATCCGCAAGTTCAAGGACGGCGACGGCAACTATCTCTGGCACCCGCCGGTATCGGCCGGCCAGCCGGCCTCGCTGATGGGCTTCCCGATCGCCGAAGCCGAAGAGATGCCCGACGTGGCGGAGAACTCGCTCTCGATCGCGTTCGGCGATTTCCGCTCCGGTTATCTCGTCGTCGACCGCGCGGGCGTGCGCATCCTGCGCGATCCCTATTCGGCAAAGCCCTATGTGCTCTTCTACACCACCAAGCGCGTCGGCGGCGGCGTGCAGAATTTCGAGGCGATCAAGGTGGTGAAGTTTGCGGCGGCCTAG
- a CDS encoding head-tail connector protein, giving the protein MTYAQTTPPSAEPLTLAEVKAHLRLDGSDEDALLASLISTAREHLERETGLCLISQAWRLYLDRWPADGVIRISRSPVQAVENVTVYDADGTALEVPLEDHLLDGKGRPARLWLRHPPAPGRSVNGIEIEFSAGFGEAGIDVPDTLKRAMSIHIGHMFAFRGVVSPENQPAGIPDGYERLIAPFRMRRL; this is encoded by the coding sequence ATGACCTACGCCCAAACCACTCCGCCTTCCGCGGAGCCGCTGACGCTTGCCGAGGTGAAGGCGCACCTGCGCCTCGATGGAAGCGACGAGGATGCGCTGCTGGCCTCGCTGATCAGCACCGCCCGCGAACACCTGGAGCGGGAGACGGGGCTTTGCCTGATCTCTCAAGCCTGGCGGCTCTATCTCGACCGCTGGCCGGCGGACGGGGTGATCCGGATATCGAGATCGCCGGTGCAGGCGGTTGAGAACGTTACGGTTTATGACGCTGACGGGACGGCGCTTGAAGTTCCACTGGAAGATCATCTGCTCGACGGCAAGGGCCGTCCGGCGCGGTTGTGGCTGAGGCACCCGCCGGCGCCGGGCAGATCGGTCAACGGCATCGAGATCGAGTTTTCGGCCGGTTTCGGCGAGGCGGGCATCGATGTGCCGGACACGCTGAAACGGGCGATGTCGATTCATATCGGCCACATGTTCGCCTTCCGCGGCGTCGTCTCGCCGGAGAACCAGCCGGCCGGCATCCCCGACGGCTACGAGCGGCTGATCGCGCCCTTCCGGATGCGGAGGCTCTGA
- a CDS encoding phage head closure protein, protein MVQFFDPGLMTARLDLEAPQAVPDGQGGATVAWEVTLSLWARIEPVSFVVAEQAAAEVGTISHRIWVRFRDGISAGQRFRKGARIFLVKLVHDPDETRRYLVCQCEEETR, encoded by the coding sequence ATGGTCCAGTTCTTCGATCCCGGGCTGATGACCGCAAGGCTCGACCTCGAGGCGCCGCAGGCGGTGCCGGACGGGCAGGGCGGCGCGACGGTGGCCTGGGAGGTGACGCTCTCGCTGTGGGCACGCATCGAGCCGGTTTCGTTCGTGGTAGCGGAACAGGCGGCCGCGGAGGTCGGCACCATCAGCCACCGCATCTGGGTACGGTTCCGCGACGGCATTTCGGCCGGGCAGCGGTTTCGCAAGGGCGCACGGATCTTCCTGGTGAAGCTGGTGCACGATCCGGACGAGACGCGGCGTTATCTCGTCTGCCAATGCGAGGAGGAAACCCGATGA
- a CDS encoding DUF3168 domain-containing protein, translating to MTAGNALLQAIHQTLANDAALTAIVGADGIRDRLLPRAKLPCVVFGELETRDFSTASEAGEEHLLVLEIWSDGEGRRQAQEIAGLVHGLLHDAALALDGAVLVNLLQVGTRTRREPKTKFYLAEMRFRAVTE from the coding sequence ATGACGGCGGGAAACGCGCTTCTGCAGGCGATCCATCAGACGCTTGCCAACGATGCGGCGCTGACCGCGATCGTCGGTGCCGACGGCATCCGCGACCGGCTTCTGCCGCGGGCAAAGCTGCCCTGCGTGGTGTTCGGCGAGCTGGAGACACGGGATTTTTCGACCGCCAGCGAGGCCGGTGAGGAACATCTTCTGGTTCTGGAAATCTGGTCGGATGGCGAGGGACGGCGGCAGGCGCAGGAGATCGCCGGGCTGGTGCACGGCCTGCTGCATGATGCGGCATTGGCTCTCGACGGTGCGGTGCTGGTGAACTTGCTGCAGGTGGGCACAAGGACGCGGCGGGAGCCGAAGACGAAGTTCTATCTGGCGGAGATGCGGTTCCGGGCGGTGACGGAATAG